The Deltaproteobacteria bacterium CG11_big_fil_rev_8_21_14_0_20_42_23 genome includes a region encoding these proteins:
- the aspA gene encoding aspartate ammonia-lyase (catalyzes the formation of fumarate from aspartate): MTKTRIEADSMGEFKVPADALYGATTARAVENFQISEKPFPKTFIQMFAELKFACAKANEQLGKLDKKLSHEIQEAAKQVAEGKYYEHFPIDVFQTGSGTSTNMNVNEVIANIANLKCGNAIGSKKPVHPNDHVNMGQSSNDTMPTVIHLAAAKQIKSELLPALSGLQKALEKKAKEFDDIIKIGRTHLMDATPIRLGQEIGGFAAQVKHGRLALEKALPSLYELALGGTAVGTGINTHPQFSKKVCKVLAERTGLEVREAENHFAAQGAKDACVEVSGALKLVASALLKIADDIRLLASGPRAGFAELVLPALQPGSSIMPGKVNPVIPEVVTQVAVQVIANDLAITYGSALGRLDLNVFMPLIACNLLESIQLLANAAKAFDKKCIAGLEANRKRCEELVEQSLMLATPLAPHIGYDKAAALAKKAHKEGKTIRQVATAEKVLPATELKHLLDVSGMTTPQE, translated from the coding sequence ATGACAAAAACACGTATTGAAGCTGATTCTATGGGCGAATTTAAAGTCCCCGCTGATGCGCTCTATGGGGCTACTACAGCGCGGGCGGTTGAAAATTTTCAGATAAGTGAAAAACCATTTCCAAAAACATTCATTCAAATGTTTGCTGAATTAAAATTTGCATGCGCAAAAGCAAATGAGCAATTGGGAAAACTAGATAAAAAACTTTCACACGAAATTCAAGAAGCAGCAAAGCAAGTTGCCGAAGGAAAATATTACGAACATTTTCCAATCGATGTTTTTCAAACTGGCTCTGGAACTTCAACCAACATGAATGTGAATGAAGTGATTGCGAATATTGCAAATCTGAAATGTGGAAATGCAATAGGCAGTAAAAAACCTGTACACCCAAACGATCATGTGAACATGGGCCAGTCTTCAAATGACACGATGCCAACGGTGATTCATTTAGCCGCAGCAAAACAAATTAAATCTGAATTACTTCCTGCTCTGTCTGGTTTGCAAAAAGCTTTAGAGAAAAAGGCAAAAGAGTTTGATGACATTATTAAAATAGGTCGAACGCATTTGATGGATGCAACCCCCATCCGGCTTGGCCAGGAAATAGGCGGGTTTGCGGCTCAAGTAAAACATGGAAGACTTGCCTTGGAAAAAGCACTTCCTTCTTTGTATGAACTTGCACTTGGTGGAACTGCCGTTGGTACCGGTATTAATACGCATCCGCAATTTTCGAAAAAAGTGTGCAAAGTGTTGGCAGAGCGTACTGGTTTGGAAGTGCGCGAAGCTGAAAATCATTTTGCAGCGCAAGGTGCAAAAGATGCCTGTGTTGAAGTAAGTGGAGCGCTAAAACTTGTTGCTTCGGCCTTGCTCAAAATTGCAGATGATATCCGCCTGCTCGCAAGTGGCCCCAGAGCAGGGTTTGCCGAGCTTGTGCTTCCAGCTTTACAGCCTGGTTCTTCCATTATGCCCGGAAAAGTAAACCCAGTTATTCCTGAAGTGGTTACGCAAGTTGCCGTGCAAGTGATCGCCAACGATCTTGCCATTACTTACGGTTCTGCGCTTGGTCGTTTAGACTTGAATGTGTTTATGCCTCTTATTGCCTGCAATCTTCTTGAAAGCATTCAGTTGCTTGCCAATGCCGCGAAGGCTTTTGATAAAAAGTGCATTGCTGGTTTAGAAGCAAATAGAAAGCGTTGCGAAGAATTGGTGGAGCAAAGTTTGATGCTGGCAACGCCACTTGCGCCGCACATTGGCTACGACAAAGCCGCTGCTCTTGCAAAAAAAGCGCACAAAGAAGGAAAAACAATTCGGCAAGTTGCCACTGCGGAAAAAGTTTTACCTGCAACAGAGTTGAAACACTTACTTGATGTGAGTGGGATGACGACCCCTCAAGAGTAA
- a CDS encoding Trk family potassium uptake protein encodes MKLSRSFAKKITNEPARILAVSFFLAILVGTLLLLLPLASATGEPLSILDALFTATSAVCVTGLIVQDTATFFSPFGKAVILALIQVGGLGIMTISTAIALIVRQDISIVSKSTMREALDQRSFEELSHLMRRIIRGTFLIELIGGVLIAMALKPNMETWREALLYGFFHSVSAFCNAGFSLFSDSLMSYDHNFLVLGTVSSLVILGGLGFTILGPLLAFRLPRGLHARLVVSTTLALLAGGTFFFFFTEFSHAFHGSTIPQRFLQSFFHSAMARTAGFNAIDLSTFGSASIIVLYFLMFVGASPGSTGGGVKTSTFGILFQSLKALMKGRENVEYAGRTIPQELILKAVSITMLSLALVFVFCIILFITEEASFRVVLFEVFSAFGTVGLSLGLTPHLTGLGKFFITILMYLGRIGPVTLALVLSGTPKLVRYKYPEGKVMIG; translated from the coding sequence ATGAAATTATCCCGAAGTTTTGCAAAAAAAATTACAAACGAACCGGCAAGAATTTTGGCGGTAAGTTTTTTTCTGGCTATTCTTGTTGGAACGCTTTTGTTGCTTCTTCCCCTTGCATCAGCTACCGGTGAACCCCTTTCCATTTTAGATGCACTGTTCACAGCGACTTCAGCTGTATGTGTTACGGGTCTTATTGTTCAAGATACGGCAACTTTTTTTTCGCCCTTCGGAAAAGCAGTGATTCTTGCGCTGATTCAGGTGGGTGGCCTTGGCATTATGACCATCTCAACCGCGATAGCACTTATTGTCCGGCAAGATATCAGCATCGTTTCCAAAAGCACCATGCGTGAAGCCTTAGACCAGCGATCATTTGAGGAGCTTTCACATTTGATGCGACGTATTATTCGCGGAACATTTCTTATCGAACTCATTGGTGGCGTCTTGATTGCTATGGCGTTGAAGCCAAATATGGAAACATGGAGAGAAGCGTTATTGTATGGATTTTTTCATTCTGTTTCAGCATTTTGCAATGCGGGATTTTCGTTATTTAGCGACAGCTTGATGAGTTACGATCACAATTTTTTGGTTTTGGGTACAGTATCATCGTTGGTTATTCTTGGAGGTTTGGGCTTCACTATCCTTGGTCCGTTGCTTGCGTTTAGACTTCCAAGAGGTTTGCATGCACGCCTTGTAGTTTCAACCACACTTGCACTGCTTGCCGGGGGTACTTTCTTTTTCTTTTTTACGGAATTCAGCCACGCTTTTCATGGATCAACAATACCACAGCGTTTTCTTCAGTCCTTTTTTCATTCGGCGATGGCAAGAACTGCTGGTTTTAACGCCATTGATCTTTCCACATTTGGAAGTGCTTCCATCATAGTGCTTTATTTTTTGATGTTTGTGGGTGCGTCGCCAGGTTCGACAGGTGGTGGAGTAAAAACAAGTACGTTTGGTATTTTGTTTCAATCGTTGAAGGCGCTGATGAAGGGAAGAGAAAACGTTGAGTATGCCGGAAGAACAATTCCGCAAGAACTCATTTTGAAAGCAGTAAGTATCACGATGCTTTCACTCGCGCTTGTTTTTGTTTTTTGCATCATCCTCTTCATTACTGAAGAGGCAAGTTTTCGAGTTGTGCTCTTTGAAGTTTTCTCTGCGTTTGGCACGGTAGGGCTTAGCTTGGGACTCACTCCTCATTTGACGGGGCTTGGGAAATTTTTTATAACCATTCTCATGTATTTGGGAAGAATTGGTCCCGTCACCTTGGCACTTGTGTTAAGTGGAACACCAAAGCTTGTGCGATACAAATATCCCGAAGGTAAAGTGATGATTGGATAA
- a CDS encoding ABC transporter substrate-binding protein, with amino-acid sequence MKTFFKKSFFLFLLIIFASSFSAPSLQAATELKLALLAPEGSTWAKVMHDWDKELTQLTQGRVKFKFYFGGVMGDERDVIRKMRYGQVHLSAFTGLGLGVVNPEMRILELPFLAQTYEEIDKISTAFQPKLEAGFKKRGFTLLAWNETGFVHVFSNKPVNSLEDMKGMKWWAWDGDPLVEALYKEVGITPIPLALPDVYTSLQTNLVDAVYSTPLAVLALQWSSRVKYVSDVKLTHASGGILIANDAYKMLSSADRSILEKTAQKYSHILLTRIRNDNEKSYDVLKEQGLKFVSISPVELKRIQEKCIHVWDELAGKLYSKEMLAELKAFLQTLRK; translated from the coding sequence ATGAAAACATTTTTCAAAAAAAGTTTTTTTCTTTTCCTTCTTATAATCTTCGCTTCGAGTTTTTCTGCGCCTTCACTTCAAGCTGCTACAGAATTGAAGCTAGCTCTTTTGGCTCCCGAAGGATCCACTTGGGCGAAGGTGATGCATGATTGGGATAAAGAACTTACTCAACTTACACAAGGCAGAGTAAAATTTAAATTTTATTTTGGCGGTGTGATGGGCGATGAGCGAGATGTGATTCGCAAAATGCGCTATGGTCAAGTGCACTTGTCTGCATTTACAGGTCTTGGTCTTGGTGTCGTGAATCCTGAAATGAGAATATTGGAACTTCCTTTCTTGGCTCAAACGTATGAAGAAATAGATAAAATAAGCACAGCATTTCAGCCAAAGTTAGAAGCTGGATTTAAAAAAAGAGGTTTCACGCTTTTGGCATGGAACGAAACTGGTTTTGTGCATGTCTTTTCAAACAAACCCGTCAACTCGCTTGAAGATATGAAGGGGATGAAGTGGTGGGCGTGGGACGGCGATCCTTTGGTAGAAGCGCTTTACAAAGAAGTTGGTATTACTCCTATTCCTCTTGCTCTTCCCGATGTGTACACTTCCCTCCAAACAAATTTGGTTGATGCGGTTTACTCCACGCCGCTTGCAGTGCTTGCCTTGCAGTGGTCTTCGCGGGTGAAATATGTTTCTGATGTAAAGCTCACGCACGCAAGTGGTGGAATTCTTATTGCGAACGATGCTTACAAAATGTTGAGCTCGGCCGATAGAAGTATTTTAGAAAAAACAGCACAAAAATATTCACACATTTTACTCACCCGCATTCGAAATGATAACGAAAAATCTTATGACGTTCTGAAGGAACAAGGGTTGAAGTTTGTTTCTATTTCTCCAGTCGAACTAAAACGCATTCAAGAAAAATGCATTCATGTTTGGGATGAATTAGCTGGGAAATTATACTCAAAAGAAATGCTTGCGGAGTTAAAAGCGTTTCTTCAAACCTTACGAAAGTAG
- a CDS encoding transcription elongation factor GreA, with protein sequence MTDRVPLTPQGYKTLQERLKHLKGVERPRNIAAIEEARSHGDLSENAEYDAAKEEQGMINSQIVDLEAKIALAEIIDPSKIDSDKIVFGATVKLIDLDTDEESTYQIVGTPEADLNHGKISIESPMARALIGKSEGDEARVKTPKGIREVEILKVEFK encoded by the coding sequence ATGACAGATCGAGTTCCACTTACACCACAGGGCTACAAAACCTTGCAAGAGCGACTGAAGCATCTTAAGGGCGTTGAACGTCCGCGAAACATTGCTGCTATTGAAGAAGCCAGAAGTCATGGTGATTTGTCCGAAAATGCGGAATATGATGCGGCCAAAGAAGAGCAAGGCATGATCAACTCTCAAATTGTTGATTTAGAAGCCAAAATTGCGCTTGCTGAAATCATCGACCCTTCAAAAATTGATTCGGACAAAATTGTTTTCGGCGCAACGGTTAAGCTTATTGACCTCGATACCGATGAAGAATCTACCTACCAAATTGTGGGTACCCCAGAAGCAGACTTAAACCATGGAAAAATTTCCATCGAATCCCCCATGGCACGCGCACTTATAGGCAAAAGCGAAGGTGACGAAGCCAGAGTAAAAACCCCAAAAGGCATTCGCGAAGTAGAAATTTTGAAAGTGGAATTTAAATAA
- a CDS encoding potassium transporter Kup codes for MQVAVIGLGTFGRSVAISLTQLGAEVIAIDRDETLVETIKDKVAQAIIADATDELTLRSIGIPEVDAAVVAIGEMSASILATLLLRRLGLSRIIVRSLDDNHSIVLEEVGASRVIPVEKQMGQQIARTLIAPHIMDRKQFAEGFSLVEIRTPHSLVGLTIKEAKLRERHQLNLVALQRRVTEVNEEGKSVIKTVINSVPQADEKMEEGHILILAGSDHDIDVFLEGGAE; via the coding sequence ATGCAAGTAGCAGTAATTGGTCTTGGAACGTTTGGTCGTTCTGTTGCAATTTCACTCACGCAGCTAGGAGCCGAAGTTATTGCAATTGATCGCGATGAAACATTGGTAGAAACCATAAAAGATAAAGTGGCTCAAGCTATCATCGCAGATGCTACAGACGAATTAACGTTGCGCTCAATTGGAATTCCAGAAGTGGATGCAGCTGTTGTTGCCATTGGTGAGATGTCGGCAAGTATCCTTGCCACCTTGCTTTTACGTCGCCTGGGTTTGTCTCGCATTATTGTTCGCTCTCTTGATGACAATCACTCCATTGTTTTGGAAGAGGTGGGCGCTAGTCGTGTTATTCCCGTGGAAAAACAAATGGGGCAACAGATTGCGCGTACTCTTATTGCGCCGCATATTATGGACAGAAAACAATTTGCCGAAGGATTTTCACTTGTAGAAATTCGAACGCCACATTCTTTGGTTGGACTGACCATCAAAGAGGCAAAATTGCGCGAACGACATCAACTTAATTTAGTGGCTCTTCAACGACGTGTTACCGAAGTAAACGAAGAAGGAAAAAGCGTGATTAAAACAGTAATTAATAGTGTGCCACAAGCAGATGAAAAAATGGAAGAAGGGCATATCCTTATTCTTGCGGGCTCCGATCACGACATCGACGTCTTTCTTGAAGGAGGTGCAGAATGA
- a CDS encoding sodium-independent anion transporter, with the protein MRTRLIPKLFSVFKEGYSSQLFFKDLLAGVIVAIIALPLSIALAIASGARPEQGLYTAIIGGFLIAFFGGSRVQIGGPTGAFIVIIYGIITKYGYDGLAVATLLSGAMLICMGVIRLGNVIKFIPYPVTIGFTSGIALIIFTSQIKDLFGLQVAGNLPSEFWPKCVTLFQHFQTLDFSSAFIGIMSLVILIFFPKITKKIPASLVAVFLAPLVVHFAHLDIASITSRFGEIPTHLPMPHFPHVTWELCKQLFQPALSIALLAGIESLLSAVIADGMTGGKHRSNMELVAQGLANIGSIFFQGLPATGAIARTATNIKNGGKTPIAGIVHSVTLLVIMMCFGKWAGLIPMPVLAAILMLVAYHMSEWRLFVSILKAPKSDVLVLLSTFFLTVFVDIIVAIQVGVVLAALLFMKHMSENTKATHLTDDANINEKENFKQLHNIPQEIEVFEVYGPMFFGAVYQFKETLDRIQKKPKVLILRMRHIMTLDASALKALEDVTHKAKIDQTTFFLSGIHGRVLHTLRKSGIAQKIGEKNIFDHFEDALSAAKDLVTKK; encoded by the coding sequence ATGCGCACGCGTCTTATTCCAAAACTTTTTAGCGTTTTTAAAGAAGGATATTCTTCTCAGCTTTTTTTTAAAGATCTTCTTGCCGGCGTTATTGTTGCTATCATTGCACTTCCGCTTTCCATTGCACTGGCCATTGCTTCTGGTGCCAGACCCGAGCAAGGGCTTTACACCGCTATCATTGGCGGATTTTTGATTGCGTTTTTTGGCGGAAGCCGTGTGCAAATTGGCGGACCCACCGGCGCCTTCATTGTTATTATCTACGGGATCATCACCAAATATGGTTATGATGGTTTAGCTGTCGCAACTCTTTTGTCTGGCGCCATGCTCATCTGCATGGGAGTGATTCGGCTTGGAAACGTAATTAAGTTTATTCCCTATCCTGTCACAATTGGTTTTACTTCGGGTATTGCGCTCATTATTTTTACTTCTCAAATTAAAGATCTTTTCGGTTTGCAGGTTGCTGGAAATCTTCCTTCAGAATTTTGGCCAAAATGCGTAACTCTTTTTCAGCATTTTCAGACTCTTGATTTTTCTTCGGCTTTCATCGGCATCATGAGTTTAGTTATCTTGATTTTTTTTCCAAAAATCACAAAAAAAATTCCGGCTTCTCTCGTGGCTGTGTTCTTGGCACCGCTTGTTGTTCATTTTGCACACTTAGATATTGCAAGCATCACGTCTCGATTTGGAGAAATTCCAACTCACCTTCCCATGCCACATTTTCCTCACGTCACATGGGAATTATGCAAGCAGCTTTTTCAACCTGCACTCAGCATTGCCCTTTTGGCCGGCATTGAATCTCTGCTTTCGGCGGTGATTGCCGATGGGATGACTGGCGGGAAACACAGGTCAAACATGGAGCTGGTGGCACAGGGCTTGGCAAATATCGGTTCAATTTTTTTCCAAGGTCTTCCAGCAACGGGTGCAATTGCACGAACGGCAACCAATATAAAAAATGGAGGGAAAACTCCTATTGCGGGCATTGTTCATTCCGTCACGCTTCTGGTCATCATGATGTGTTTTGGAAAATGGGCCGGGCTTATTCCCATGCCAGTTCTTGCCGCTATTTTGATGTTGGTGGCTTATCACATGAGTGAGTGGAGACTTTTTGTTAGCATTTTGAAAGCGCCAAAGTCTGATGTGCTTGTGCTGCTCAGCACTTTTTTCCTCACGGTTTTCGTGGACATCATCGTGGCTATTCAAGTGGGCGTAGTGCTTGCGGCGCTTCTCTTTATGAAACATATGTCTGAAAATACAAAGGCAACTCATCTTACTGACGATGCAAACATAAATGAAAAAGAAAACTTCAAACAACTTCACAATATTCCGCAAGAGATTGAAGTGTTCGAAGTGTATGGCCCTATGTTTTTTGGTGCGGTTTACCAGTTTAAAGAAACGCTAGATCGTATTCAGAAAAAACCAAAAGTATTGATTTTGCGCATGCGTCACATCATGACGTTAGATGCTAGTGCGCTTAAAGCCTTAGAGGACGTGACTCACAAAGCGAAGATAGATCAAACCACTTTTTTCCTCTCGGGAATTCACGGAAGAGTTCTTCACACTTTAAGAAAAAGTGGCATCGCGCAAAAAATTGGGGAGAAAAATATTTTCGATCATTTCGAAGATGCACTTTCAGCAGCTAAAGATTTAGTAACAAAAAAATAA
- a CDS encoding bifunctional homocysteine S-methyltransferase/methylenetetrahydrofolate reductase gives MCTFGGTEKNKSFLTTQRENERLSSTMNFLEKLQHGILADGAIGTELYKSGVFVNRCYDSLNLQEPARIKAIHQVYFDAGARLIETNTFTANRLALAEHGLEDDLEAINAAGVRLAKEVVGEQGFVAGAMGPISWFQKQGGDARASKAIFVEQVSALSKAGADVILLETFLSLDELALALEATKSVTSLPVMCQVSLKFTSDEEFEGLQPEKVVSFLEERGADVIGVNCSDGPIGIFEALKRMSAVSNTPLSAMPNAGMPKMVQGRMLYMVTPEYIAEYARRYAQLGVKLIGGCCGTTPEHIREMARFLKGVWTESAREIPSSQKESKSIVSEKNEARPAIATAEKSPFGAKIGKEFLISVEIEPPASIHPDKAVEGARILKEMGVNAVNISDGPRAMARMSAVSLSMILKEQVGIETITHYCCRDRNLLGMQMDLMGQAALGLKNLMLITGDPPKMGHYPDATPVFDLDAIGLIRGVSHLNQGLDFSGRPMKDQTSFLIGCGVNPGAVDLDLEAERYRRKVEAGAEFVFSQPVYDIKLLETFLGKIKNVKPIPFFVGVLPLASLRNAEFLHNEVPGMQIPNEIMKAMQAASTKEAQREVGLEIARDALVAAKSISFVRGAYVFPPFRSYQAVEKLIEVIR, from the coding sequence ATGTGCACGTTTGGGGGAACAGAAAAAAACAAATCCTTTCTTACAACACAACGTGAGAATGAAAGGCTAAGTTCAACGATGAACTTTTTAGAAAAACTTCAACATGGCATTTTAGCTGATGGTGCAATTGGAACCGAGCTCTACAAAAGTGGAGTGTTTGTGAACCGTTGTTACGACAGCTTAAATCTGCAAGAGCCAGCAAGAATCAAAGCTATTCATCAAGTTTATTTTGATGCTGGCGCAAGATTAATTGAAACAAACACGTTCACTGCAAATCGGCTAGCCCTTGCAGAGCACGGTTTAGAAGATGATCTTGAAGCTATCAATGCTGCTGGTGTGCGGCTTGCCAAAGAAGTTGTGGGTGAGCAAGGCTTTGTAGCTGGTGCCATGGGTCCCATTTCTTGGTTTCAAAAACAGGGTGGCGACGCGCGCGCGAGCAAGGCTATTTTTGTAGAGCAAGTAAGTGCGTTATCCAAAGCAGGTGCCGATGTCATTTTGCTGGAAACATTTTTAAGCCTTGATGAACTTGCGCTTGCACTTGAAGCGACTAAGTCTGTCACTTCACTTCCGGTGATGTGTCAGGTTTCGCTGAAGTTTACGAGCGACGAAGAATTTGAAGGCTTGCAGCCGGAAAAAGTGGTGAGCTTTTTGGAAGAGCGCGGCGCAGATGTTATCGGCGTCAACTGTTCCGACGGTCCCATTGGAATTTTTGAAGCCCTTAAACGCATGAGCGCTGTGAGCAACACTCCGCTCTCGGCCATGCCCAATGCGGGAATGCCAAAGATGGTACAAGGCCGCATGTTGTACATGGTGACGCCGGAATATATTGCAGAGTATGCAAGGCGCTATGCGCAGCTTGGGGTAAAGCTCATCGGTGGATGTTGCGGAACAACGCCAGAGCATATTCGTGAAATGGCCAGATTTTTAAAAGGTGTTTGGACAGAAAGTGCCAGAGAAATTCCTTCGTCCCAAAAAGAATCAAAAAGTATTGTTTCCGAAAAAAATGAAGCAAGACCAGCAATTGCCACCGCAGAAAAAAGTCCTTTCGGTGCGAAAATCGGAAAGGAATTTTTGATTTCAGTTGAAATCGAACCGCCCGCAAGTATCCACCCAGACAAAGCCGTAGAGGGAGCGCGTATTTTGAAAGAGATGGGTGTGAATGCGGTAAATATTTCTGATGGTCCTCGTGCAATGGCGCGCATGAGTGCGGTTTCGCTTTCTATGATTTTGAAAGAGCAAGTTGGCATTGAAACCATTACACATTATTGCTGCCGCGATCGAAACTTGCTTGGCATGCAAATGGACTTGATGGGCCAAGCTGCGCTTGGCTTGAAAAATTTGATGTTGATTACGGGAGATCCTCCAAAGATGGGGCATTACCCAGATGCAACTCCGGTTTTTGATTTGGATGCCATTGGTTTGATTCGAGGCGTTTCCCATTTGAATCAAGGTTTAGATTTTTCAGGTAGGCCTATGAAAGATCAAACCAGTTTTCTCATCGGCTGCGGAGTGAACCCTGGTGCGGTTGATCTGGATCTTGAAGCTGAACGGTATCGCAGAAAAGTGGAAGCTGGTGCCGAGTTTGTGTTTTCTCAACCAGTGTACGACATCAAATTATTAGAAACGTTTTTGGGAAAAATTAAAAATGTAAAACCCATTCCATTTTTTGTGGGAGTGCTTCCACTTGCATCTCTTCGAAATGCAGAATTTTTGCACAACGAAGTTCCTGGCATGCAAATTCCAAATGAGATTATGAAGGCCATGCAGGCAGCAAGCACTAAAGAAGCGCAACGTGAAGTGGGGCTTGAAATTGCGCGAGATGCGCTTGTTGCAGCAAAGTCAATTTCCTTTGTACGTGGAGCTTATGTTTTTCCACCGTTTCGCAGTTATCAGGCAGTTGAAAAATTAATTGAAGTGATTCGGTAA
- a CDS encoding MBL fold metallo-hydrolase: MKKIILTQIPVGHMQNFAYVLVDAASKKAAVVDPGWDAEKIISVLEEGGADLSAVWLTHTHFDHVKALPGILAYKKVPVYVHPLEREMLKLENADVQDLSDGLHLQLGEAQVTCHHTPGHSPGMICFEGEDFLITGDMLFIDACGRVDLPDSNPEDMQRSLEKLRTLSDELIVYPGHDYGETSCARLGEQKKTNPFLQHNVRMKG; the protein is encoded by the coding sequence ATGAAGAAAATAATCCTCACACAAATTCCTGTTGGTCACATGCAAAACTTTGCGTATGTGCTTGTTGATGCTGCTTCGAAAAAAGCAGCTGTTGTTGATCCGGGATGGGATGCCGAAAAAATTATTTCAGTTTTGGAAGAGGGCGGCGCAGATCTTTCCGCTGTATGGCTTACCCATACACACTTTGATCACGTAAAAGCTTTGCCCGGAATTTTAGCCTACAAAAAAGTTCCTGTGTATGTGCACCCTCTTGAAAGAGAAATGCTGAAGCTAGAAAATGCTGATGTGCAAGATCTTTCGGATGGTTTGCATCTGCAACTTGGTGAAGCTCAAGTGACATGTCATCACACGCCAGGGCATTCACCTGGCATGATTTGCTTCGAAGGTGAAGATTTTCTCATCACCGGAGACATGCTGTTCATCGATGCTTGCGGGCGAGTTGATCTTCCAGATTCAAATCCAGAAGACATGCAAAGATCACTTGAAAAACTACGAACACTTTCAGACGAGCTCATAGTTTATCCGGGTCACGACTATGGAGAAACTTCATGTGCACGTTTGGGGGAACAGAAAAAAACAAATCCTTTCTTACAACACAACGTGAGAATGAAAGGCTAA
- a CDS encoding C4-dicarboxylate ABC transporter: MTILLGIGLLLAAICGAPLFIIIGGLALLFFTAIDTNLTVIIGEMYRMTSSSTLVAIPLFTFAGYLLSESKSPERFVRLYRAYFAWMPGGLAIVSLIACAFFTAFTGASGVTIIALGGILHPLLMKDRYSEKFSLGLLTSSGSLGLLFPPSLPLILYAIVAKVNVDSLFLAGILPGSFFILLLSFYAIYMGKKNKVERVAFPWERFFLIVKKSWWWLLPLNLFGLVQGMGKAAYFFPLHGIADSFSAFRAFFVQDLIAIIPTLLTLLTATLWDEVKPALKEAFWLLPLPAIVLGGIYGGVFTPFEAASVTVVYVMLVELLAYRDLSFVYDFPRIASESMVLVGGILLILGCALGLTNYLVDEQIPMKAVALMREYISSKLMFLMVLNIFLLVVGCLMDIFSAIIIVVPLILPIAQEFGVHPVHLGIIFLTNLEIGYSTPPVGLNLFISSYRFKKKIPELYRASLPFLIVLFFALLVITYVPELSLGLVDYFGLK; the protein is encoded by the coding sequence ATGACGATACTTCTTGGAATAGGACTTTTACTTGCTGCAATCTGCGGAGCTCCGCTGTTCATCATCATTGGCGGCTTGGCGCTTTTATTTTTTACCGCGATTGATACAAATCTCACGGTTATTATTGGTGAGATGTATCGCATGACTTCATCTTCTACCTTGGTGGCAATTCCACTTTTTACTTTTGCTGGCTATTTGCTTTCAGAATCAAAATCTCCCGAACGCTTTGTGCGTTTGTATCGCGCCTATTTTGCATGGATGCCAGGCGGACTTGCCATTGTTTCGCTGATTGCTTGCGCCTTCTTCACCGCCTTCACCGGAGCATCTGGCGTGACCATCATTGCACTTGGTGGCATTCTGCATCCCTTGTTGATGAAGGATCGCTATTCCGAAAAATTTTCTTTAGGTCTTCTCACAAGCAGTGGTAGTCTGGGTTTGCTGTTTCCTCCCTCTTTGCCGCTGATTCTGTATGCCATTGTGGCAAAAGTGAATGTTGATTCGCTTTTCTTGGCTGGGATTTTGCCGGGAAGTTTTTTCATTTTGCTGCTTTCCTTTTATGCAATCTATATGGGCAAAAAAAATAAAGTGGAACGAGTGGCTTTTCCGTGGGAGCGCTTTTTTCTGATCGTGAAAAAATCGTGGTGGTGGCTTTTGCCGCTTAATCTTTTTGGCCTCGTGCAAGGCATGGGAAAAGCGGCGTACTTTTTTCCACTTCATGGCATTGCAGATAGCTTTTCAGCGTTTCGCGCCTTTTTTGTTCAAGACTTGATTGCCATTATTCCAACGCTTCTCACGTTGCTCACCGCTACGTTGTGGGATGAAGTGAAGCCAGCCTTAAAAGAGGCTTTTTGGCTGTTGCCGCTGCCTGCGATTGTGTTGGGTGGTATTTACGGCGGAGTTTTCACTCCTTTTGAAGCGGCCTCGGTTACCGTGGTATATGTGATGCTGGTGGAATTGCTGGCATATAGAGATTTGAGTTTTGTTTACGATTTCCCGCGCATCGCTTCTGAATCGATGGTGCTTGTTGGTGGTATTTTGCTTATTTTGGGTTGCGCTCTTGGCCTTACCAATTATTTGGTGGATGAACAAATCCCCATGAAGGCTGTAGCGTTGATGCGAGAATATATTTCGTCGAAGCTAATGTTCTTGATGGTGCTGAATATCTTTTTGCTGGTGGTGGGATGTTTAATGGATATTTTTTCGGCCATTATCATTGTGGTGCCGCTTATTTTGCCCATTGCACAAGAATTTGGCGTTCATCCTGTTCACTTGGGCATTATTTTTCTCACCAATTTGGAAATTGGTTACTCAACTCCACCCGTTGGACTGAACCTGTTTATTTCCAGCTATCGTTTCAAGAAAAAAATTCCAGAACTGTACCGCGCATCACTTCCATTTTTGATAGTTCTGTTTTTCGCCCTGTTGGTGATTACGTATGTGCCAGAACTGTCACTTGGATTGGTGGATTACTTCGGCTTGAAATAA